The DNA sequence CTGCGAGCATTGCGGCGTGGAACCGGATATGATCACCGTGGCGAAATCCTTGGCCGGGGGGCTCCCATTGGCGGCGGTGGTTGGCAAAAGGGATGTCATGGATGCGCCCCCAGTGGGGGGGCTTGGATCCACCTTTGGGGGCAACCCGGTGGCTTGCGCCGCAGCCCTCAAGGCCTTAGATGCCATTCAAAAGCTCCTCCCGAACTCCAAGAGGATCGGGGAGCTAATGCTCAAGAGGGGGCGGGAGCTGGAGGAGGAATTCGAGATCGTTGGGGAAGCCAGGGGAAGGGGAGCTATGCTAGGCATAGAGCTGGTGAAGGATAGAAGATCGAAGGAGCCGGCGAGGGAGGAGGCGAGGAGGGCCATAGAGGAATGTTGCAAACGCGGGCTAATAGTCCTCAAGGCCGGGATCCATGACAACGTCATTAGGCTATTGCCCCCTCTAGCGATAACTGAGGATCTGTTGGAGAGGGGGTTCTCCATCCTAGAGGAGGTCCTGAAGGGCATCAAACGCCCCTAATCCTTCCTCGGCCTCGATCCGAGCAAGCGGAAATGGGGGGATGTTTAGGCACCCTCGCGGGCCCCCCTCCGAATCGCCTGAGGTTTTCGAAATCCCTCCTCAGGATCTCCTCCATATCCGCTACCTCCATTCGGGACAGTTCCTCAACAACCCTCGCATAACTCATCCTCATCTTCGCCGCGAGGGGGTTGTGCTTCTGTATGGATAGTATCGCGCCCAAATTGTTATCCATCCTCCTCAGCAGGCCAAGGGTCCTCTTGAAGGATTCGGTCGAGAACCTAGGATCGAAGCCAAGCCCTGAAAGGCAGTTCACCAAGCATAAATGCGAGAAATGATGCAGGGCTTGGATCTTCGCCATAGCCTCCTCGTGCTCCTCGACAGTTGAAATTATCGCTTCGCACCCCAACTTGCGTATGATTGAAAGGAGGTGCGCGAGCCACCTCTCCGCCTTGATCGGTATGACGACGACCTTCTTCCCCCTCAGGTCCCTTATGGCTGGCCCGAATAGGGGATGGATGCTTATGTACTCGATCCGATCCGGCAAGCGCTCCTTAATCGCCTCCACTATCCCGGTCTTGACGGAGGATATATCGATCAAAAGGGAGCCATCGCCCATATCGCCCAGCGCCTTGAGCGCTTCCCCGAGCGTTTCCTCAAATGGGACCGCTATTATTACGATTCCGAAGTCCTTGAGGGAAGCGCCGTCCAGAAAGTCCACTCCAATCCTCCTCGCGACCTCCCTCCCCCTCCTCTCGTCCAGATCCCGTATTGAAACGCGGAGGCCGCATGCCTTAAGGCCCTTGGCCAAGAGCCTGCCCATCCCGCCGGCTCCGCCGATGATCGCTACTTTGCCATCGGATAGGAGCCCAGGACCTTCAAGAACGAGGCCTTCAGCCTCAGGCATTCCAAGGCCTCTTTGCATTTTTCATCCTCCCTATGCCCCTCGAAATCTACATAAAAGACGTACTCCCAAGGCCTCCGTTTGGTGGGCCTGGATTCTATCTTCGTCAAGTTTATATCGCGCTTGGCGAACTCCTCGAGCGCCCTATAGAGCGCCCCTGGCTTATTCTCGACGGAGAATATTATGGAGGTTTTATCCGATCCAGTTGGAGGAGAGTCGGCCTTCGAGATCGCCAAAAACCTAGTGAAATTGTTCTTGCTATCCTCGATCCCCCTTTCCAATATCTCCATCCCGTTCAGCTCCGCGGCAAGCTCGGTCCCTATGGCCGCGGCGCCCTCAATTCCCTTTATCAACTCCACAGCCCTCGAGGTGCTGCTGGCCTCGATCATTTCGACCTTTGGGAGCCTTGAGGCGATGAACTTCCTGCATTGGGCCAACGCCTGCGGATGCGATGCCAATACCCTTATGTCCTCCATCCTCGTCCCCGGCTTGGCGATCAGGTTATGCGAGATCCTCAAGTCGATTTCCCCGCATATCCATAGGTCCGATTCCAGCAGCAAATCCAATGTCAAACCAACGGAGCCCTCGATCGAGTTCTCCAAGGGGACCACGCCCAAATCCGCCCCGCCATCCGAAACTGATTGGAAGACGTCGGCGATGTCCGGCATGGGGATTAAAACGGCCACGAGGCGAGAGGCATATTTCCTCGCGGCCTCCTCGCAAAAGGTCCCGCGGGGCCCCAGATAGGCAATCCTCATCGGATAATTGGAGGGATTGCCCCCATGGCTTTGCAATGCCTTATCCCCCTTTTATAACCGGCGGTATGATGCCGGCCCTCAGGGCATGATCGGCCAATATTATAGCCGCCATGGCCTCCACCACAGGGATCGCCCTAGGGACGATGCAGGGATCGTGCGCACCCTCCACGGTCAGCTTCACCTCCTCCATGCGCTCCAAATCCACGGTCCTTTGGGGCCTGCGAATGGATGGTGTGGGCTTTATGGCGATCCTGCATATTATGGGCATACCATTGCTAATCCCCCCTAGGATCCCGCCGGAATTGTTGGTGAATGTCCTAATGCGGCCGCCCTCGATGATGAAGGGGTCATTGCATTCGGAGCCCCTCATCCTCGAGGCCTTGAAGCCGGCGCCGAACTCAACGCCCTTCACCCCTGGTATCGCGAAAAATGCCTTGGCTAAATCCCCATCCAACGTATCGAAGACGGGCTCNNNNNNNNNNNNNNNNNNTGGGTGGATTTAAAACGATACATTCGATTATGCCGCCAACGCTATCGCCCTCG is a window from the Candidatus Bathyarchaeia archaeon genome containing:
- a CDS encoding prephenate dehydrogenase/arogenate dehydrogenase family protein, which translates into the protein MPEAEGLVLEGPGLLSDGKVAIIGGAGGMGRLLAKGLKACGLRVSIRDLDERRGREVARRIGVDFLDGASLKDFGIVIIAVPFEETLGEALKALGDMGDGSLLIDISSVKTGIVEAIKERLPDRIEYISIHPLFGPAIRDLRGKKVVVIPIKAERWLAHLLSIIRKLGCEAIISTVEEHEEAMAKIQALHHFSHLCLVNCLSGLGFDPRFSTESFKRTLGLLRRMDNNLGAILSIQKHNPLAAKMRMSYARVVEELSRMEVADMEEILRRDFENLRRFGGGPARVPKHPPISACSDRGRGRIRGV
- the pheA gene encoding prephenate dehydratase, with the translated sequence MRIAYLGPRGTFCEEAARKYASRLVAVLIPMPDIADVFQSVSDGGADLGVVPLENSIEGSVGLTLDLLLESDLWICGEIDLRISHNLIAKPGTRMEDIRVLASHPQALAQCRKFIASRLPKVEMIEASSTSRAVELIKGIEGAAAIGTELAAELNGMEILERGIEDSKNNFTRFLAISKADSPPTGSDKTSIIFSVENKPGALYRALEEFAKRDINLTKIESRPTKRRPWEYVFYVDFEGHREDEKCKEALECLRLKASFLKVLGSYPMAK
- a CDS encoding chorismate synthase produces the protein EPVFDTLDGDLAKAFFAIPGVKGVEFGAGFKASRMRGSECNDPFIIEGGRIRTFTNNSGGILGGISNGMPIICRIAIKPTPSIRRPQRTVDLERMEEVKLTVEGAHDPCIVPRAIPVVEAMAAIILADHALRAGIIPPVIKGG